Proteins found in one Dermacentor silvarum isolate Dsil-2018 chromosome 8, BIME_Dsil_1.4, whole genome shotgun sequence genomic segment:
- the LOC119462017 gene encoding prenylated Rab acceptor protein 1, with product MPAPRKQNYSSHKNEDFDMETLDSSPQSSGDAPTAPRAPTPAPRKHYSSQLKEDFDVRRAVMTWFSQQLSQAQPWQHFADAAKFSVPKAAQVVADRIRLNVGHFRCNYGVIFLVILVCCVMSSLELVGSVVLVAGVCVALKLNEDVETVAVWGTRLELDKNQRLAAAALVALPLLCAADIWSAVVWSAGATVVIGAAHATLHAGPCSPGKFVKTLPDIPEEGDNINNL from the coding sequence ATGCCCGCACCGCGGAAGCAGAACTACTCGTCTCACAAGAACGAAGACTTTGACATGGAGACCCTTGATTCCAGCCCGCAGTCTTCGGGTGATGCTCCAACCGCCCCGCGAGCGCCAACGCCCGCACCGCGTAAGCACTACTCGTCTCAGTTGAAGGAGGACTTTGACGTTCGGCGTGCCGTCATGACCTGGTTCAGTCAACAGCTCAGCCAGGCGCAGCCGTGGCAGCATTTCGCGGACGCCGCGAAATTTTCCGTTCCAAAGGCAGCCCAGGTGGTCGCAGACCGGATCCGATTGAACGTGGGTCACTTCCGCTGCAACTACGGCGTCATTTTCTTGGTCATCCTGGTGTGCTGCGTCATGTCCAGCTTGGAACTTGTGGGGAGCGTCGTGCTGGTAGCTGGAGTGTGCGTCGCGCTGAAGCTGAATGAGGACGTCGAGACCGTGGCCGTGTGGGGAACGAGGCTCGAGCTCGACAAGAACCAGAGGCTGGCCGCGGCGGCATTGGTGGCCCTGCCGCTTCTGTGTGCCGCAGACATCTGGTCGGCCGTGGTGTGGTCCGCCGGGGCCACCGTGGTGATCGGCGCGGCACATGCCACTCTGCATGCCGGGCCCTGCTCCCCCGGCAAGTTCGTCAAAACGCTGCCCGACATACCAGAGGAAGGTGATAACATCAACAATCTCTGA